ACGCGCCGTCGGCGAGGCGGCGCAGGCCCTCGCGCAGCGGCGCGACGTCGTCGGGGTCGCGGAAGGAGATGAGCGGTGCGACGACCGGCTCGAGCCCCGCCGCCGTCAGCGCGTCGGCGAGCTCGCGGCCCGGGCGGCCACCGCGCGGGACGAGGACGCGCACGCGCCGGGCCGCCTCGTCGGTCGACGGCTCGCTCATCGCAGCGGCGCGATGTCTGCCGCGCCCAGGTCGAGGAGCAGGTCGGCGAGGTCGGCACCGAGGGTCGCCGCGCTCTGCACGTCGTGCACGAGGCTCGCGGTGAGCTCCTCGTCCGTCGGACGTGGTTCGCCGGGCAGCCAGGCGGCGCTGCAGACGGAGGAGGCGCCGTGGCGCAGCACGCGCGTCCCGTCGAGGGACGCGACGACGGCCTGCAGCTCGAGGGTGCGGCCGTCGTCGGACACGGTGCCGAGAGCGCCGACGGGCGCGGCACACCCGGCCTCGAGCCGGGCGAGGAGCGTGCGCTCCGCGGTCGCGGCGAGGCGGGTCGGGATGTGGTCGAGCGCCGCGACACCGGGGAACGACGCCCCCGCGCGCTGCTCGACGGCGAGCACGCCCTGGCCGGGCGCGGGCATCATCACGTCGGGTGCGAGCACCTCGGAGACGACGTCGGAGCGCCCGAGCCGGGCGAGCCCGGCGGCAGCGAGGACGACGGCGTGCAGGTCGGCGTCCGCACCCAGGGCCCGCGCGAGGCGCGTCTCGACGTTGCCGCGGATGTCGACGACCTCGAGGTCGGGGCGCGCTGCGAGGAGCTGCGCCTTGCGGCGCGGCGACCCGGTCCCGACCCGAGCCCCGCGCGGCAGCCCCGCGAGGTCGAGCCCGTCGCGCGCGCACAGCGCGTCGAGCGGCGACACCCGCTCGGGCGTCGCGACGATCTCGAGCCCGGGCGCGGGCGCTGTGGGCAGGTCCTTGAGCGAGTGCACGGCGAGGTCGCACACGTCGGCGAGCAGCGCGTCGCGCAAGGCCGTGACGAACACGCCCGTCCCGCCGAGCTGCGCGAGCGAGGCACGGCTGCGGTCGCCCTCGGTCGTCACCGGCACGGTCTTGACGCGCACGTCCACGCCCGCTGCCGCGGCCGCCGACGTGAGCGCGTCCGCGACGTGCCCCGTTTGCGTGCGCGCGAGCGCCGAAGCACGCGTGCCGATCCGGACGGTCGTGGCGGTCACGGCGCCTCACCCGCGACCGCGGGCAGCGGTTCCGCGACCGGGTTGAGGCAGCAGCCGGGACGGCAGACGTCGTACCAGGGGCCGAGCGCCGTCGCCGAGCCGCAGCGTCCGCCCGCCGGGGCGGTCGACCCGTCCGCCGTCGTGACGAGGGTGCGCTCGGCGACCAGGTCGACGAGCCCGCGCACGAAGGCCGGGTGCACGCCCGGCGTCGGCACGCGCTCGGCGAGGATCGCGTGCTCGCGCGCCGTCGTCATCGCCTCGTTGTCGAGGTCCCACAGGACCTCCATGTGGTCCGACACGAAGCCGAGCGGGACGATCACGAGCGCATCGACGGCCTGGTCGTCCTCCGGGTCCTCCCGCTCGGCGACCGGCCGGGCGAGCTCCTCGATGCGGTCGTTGATGTCGGGCTCGAGCCACGGCGTGCGCGGGTTGCCCGAGCGCGACTGGTAGACGAGCTCCCACGGCACGGTCGTGTCGACGGCTTCCATGATCGCGTCGGCGACCGCGTAGTGCTGCGCGTCGTACGCGCCGCCCTCGGCCCACGGGATCTCGTACTCGCCCTCGTCGTCCGTCCCGGTCTGCGGGCCGGTCGCGGACGCCGCAGCCGTCGGGATCGAGTGGGTCGCGAACAGGACGCGCACGCCGTCGGGAGCGACGCCGTCCTGGGCGCGCAGACGCTCGAGCGCCCCGCGCACGCCCTCGACGAACGGCTCGACGAAGCCGGGGGAGTCGTAGAACTGGCGCACCTTGTCGATCGTCACCCGACCGGTCTGCCCGGCCTCCTCGATCGCGGCGGCGAGGTCCTCGCGGTACTGCCGGCAGCCCGAGTAGGAGGAGTACGCCGCGGTCACGACGGCGAGCAGGCGCGTGTGGCCGTTCTCGGCCGCCTCGGCGATCGTGTCGGGCAGGTACGGGTCCCAGTTGCGGTTGCCCCAGTAGACCGGCAGGTCGAGCCCTCGGGCCTCGAGCTCTGCGACGAGCGCGGCGCGCAGGTCCCGGTTCTGCTGGTTGATCGGTGAGACGCCGCCGTGGGCGCGGTAGTGCACGGCGACCTCTTCGAGGCGCTCGTCGGGGATGCCGCGGCCGCGCGTGACGTTGCGCAGGTACGGGATGACGTCGTCCTGCCCCTCGGGGCCTCCGAAGCCGACGAGGAGCACGGCGTCGTACGCGACGGGCTCGGCGGGCTGCGGGGTGGGGAGGGCCTCGCGGAGGGCCGCGAGGTAGTCGTCGAGGCCGACCTCGACGAGACCGTGCTCGTCGTCGGGCGCGCCGCCGCAGCCTCCGTCGCCGCACGCGCAGGCGTGGGGCGCGGCGTCCGGCGCGACGGTCTCGGGCTCGCCGGGCGTGCGGGCGTCCGGGGTGGGGAGGTCGGCGGCGCTCATGCCTGACCCACCAGGATCTCGGCGAGCTCGGCGGAGCCGACGCGCCGCCCTGTGTAGAACGGCAGCTCGTCGCGGACGTGCCTGCGCGCTTCCGTGTACCTCAGGTGCCGCATGAGGTCGACGAGGTCGGTGAGCTCGTCCGCCTCGAGGCCGAGGAGCCACTCGTAGTCGCCGAGCGAGAACGCGGAGACGGTGTTGGCGAGCACCTGCGGGTAGTCGCGGCCCTTGCGTCCGTGGTCGGCGAGCATCGTGCGCCGCTCCTCCTCGGGCAGCAGGTACCACTCGTAGGACCGCACGAACGGGTAGACGGTGAGCCACGCGGCGGGCGGGACGTCGCGCATGAACGCGGGCAGGTGGCGGGCGGTGAACTCGGCGGGGCGGTGCACCCCGAGCGCGTTCCACGTCGGCAGCAGTGCGCCGAGCAGCTCGGTGCGGCGCAGCGTGCGCAGGGCGGCCTGCAGACCCTCGGCGGTGGGGCCCGTCAGCCAGACGATGACGTCGGAGTCGGCGCGCAGCCCGGACGCGTCGTACGTGCCGCGCAGCCTGACCTCCTCGGGGAGGCGTGCGACGACGGCGTCGAGCTCGGCGGCGAGCTCGGCCGGGACAGCGCCGGCTGCGACGCTGCGCGCTTCGGGCGACTCGTCGCGGCGCAGGACCGCCCAGAGCGTATACCCGACGGGCTCGGGCCCGTCGGTGTCCGGGACTGCATTTCCGTAGGCGTCCGTGGAGGTCATGATCAGTAGTCTGCGCCTTTTGTGAGGCAGGCGCGAAACGGCTGCTCAGGAATTCCGCACGTCGATTGTTCTGACACGTTGTGAAAAAACCTGGCATTCTGCTGGCCGGCCCCGCGCCCACCGCGGACACCACCACCTGACCGAGTGGCTAGACTCACGTCGCGTTCTCGACCGACCGATAGGAAGATGAACGCCGCACCCGGCCCAGGCGCCGGGCACGACGACCCGCGACCGGCACGACCACGGACGGAGGATGGGACCAGATGCTGCCCCCGCAGCTGCTCGACGAGCTCGACGAGCTGACGCACCGACTCGGCGCGGACCTCATCATGGGTCCGCGTGCTCACCACGCCTACGGCAAGTGGTTGACGGTGCACCTCGACGACGAGTCGATGGAGACGCTCGGCCAGAAGGTCTCGGTGACGTGGGTCGGCGACGACAAGGTGCGCGTCGAGGCTGGGTTCGCGATCAAGGTCGAGGTCGCCGCGCTCGCGGGCTCCGGCAAGCGCAGCGAGGCCGCCGCGTTCGTCGAGGCGCTCCTGACCGGAGGCGTGCGCGAGGGCGTCGTCCGCGACGTCGCCGGCGGCTGGTCCCGCCTCGTGTGGGAAGGTTCCAGCCCGTCGTTCCGGTGGACCGAGGCGAGCCCGACGCCGGACGAGCACGTCTTGTGGCGCCGCACCCTGGGCATGCCGCGCAGCGGCCGCACCCCGATGGACGCGACCGCATGATCCCCGTGACCCCTGACGACGACCCGGCCTGGGTCTCCGCGGTCGAGCGCCTCGACGCGCTCGCGACCCGCGTCGCCTGGAACGTGTCCCAGCCGCGCTCCGGAAGCGTCGTGCTGTCCGACGCCGCGGGCCACAGCATGACCATCACCTGGTACGACGCCGACACGGCGCGGGTCGAGAGCGGCGAGCTCCTCTCGACCCTCGTGCCACTGTCGTCCGACCGTCCCTCGGGCGACGACCTGATCGACCACGTCACCGCGATCGCGCGCGGCCGCGCCGCCGAGGGCGTCGTGCTGACGTCGGACAGCGCGGCGTGGGCGTCGGTCGTGACGATCGTCGAGGGAACCGACCACCTGTGGCGCAGCGGCGAGCTGATGCGGGGCACCCCCGTCCTGTGGCGCCGCATGACGCCGTGGACCCCCGTCGCCCGTCCGCCGAAGTCGGACGAGCAGCCGTCGGTGGACGCGCCGACCGCCTAGGCGGTCATCTGCGCGGCCGTGCGCCGCGCGTCCGCGACGACGGCGGACAGCCCGGTCCCCGCGACCCACGCCCCTGCCACGTGCAGCCCCGGGACCTGCCCGACGGCGTCGCGCAGCCGCGCCACGCGCGCACGGTGCCCGGTGGCCGCGAACGGCAGCGCGCTCGCGAACCGCACCACCTTCGCCCCGACCACGTGCGCGGGGGTGAGGGGCACCCCGAGGAGCTGGCCCGCGTCGTGCAGCGCGGTGCGCTCGAGCGACGTCGCGGAGGCGTCGCCCGGGTCGGGCTCCCCGCCGAGCCGGCCGTACGAGAGCCGCAGGACGTGGTGCCCGGGCGGCAGGGCGTCGGCGACCCACGACCACTTGGCGCTCGCGTGCGTGAGCGCCTTCGCGCGGATGCCGTGCGCCGCGTTCGTCCCCGCGGCGACGAGGACGCCCGTCCCGCGCGGCGCGGCGTCGAGCGCGGGCGCGTCGAGGACGAGCGTGACGAGGTTGACGTGACCGCGCGGCACGGGCGGGATCGTCTCGGCGGGGACGTAGGGCGCGAGGAGGCGCCCCGCGTCGATCGAGGTCGTCGCGACGACCACGTCGTCGGCCTCGACCGTTGCGGCGGACGACGCGCCGACGGCGGCCTCGAACGAGCCGGGGCGTGACGGCCCGACGACGTGCACGGCCCAGCCGTCGTCGGTCCGCTCGAGCCGCGCGACGCGCGTCGCCGTGCGCACCTCGACGCCGAGGGCGTCGAGGTCGGCGAGCAGCGCGGTGACCATCCGGTGCATGCCGCCGCGCAGCCCGGCGACGGCCGCTCCCGCCGGCGCGGCCTGGCGCAGCGCCGAGGCCGCCGCGACGAGGGAGCCGTGCCGTGCGACGCCGTCGCGCAGGCCGGGCGCGACAGCGTCGACGTCGAGCAGGTCCGCCGACGTCGAGTGGACCCCGCCCGCGACGGGCGCGACGAACGTGCGCAGCACGCGCGTGCCGAGGCGGGCCCGCACGAGATGGCCGACGGACACGCCGGCGTCCCCTCGCGTGCCGACGCGCGCGGGCAGGGCGGCGTCGAGCCGAGCGCGCAGCCACGCGCGCGTGCCGAGGGCACGACGCACGTCGGCCAGGTCCCCCGGGATGCCGAGCACGCCCGAGCGCGGCAGCCGGGTCAGGACGTCCGGCGACCGCACCCACGCGGACGCGGCCGACGGCGCGACGACGTCGTCGGCGAGGCCCAGCTCGGCGAGGAGGTCGGGCACGGCCGGCGAGCGCGTCGCGAACGACTCGGCACCCGCGTCGAGCGTGACCTGCGCGAACGGCGACGAGGCGGGGCACTGCGGCTCCGCGCCGTCGATACCGCCGCGCGTCACCGTGACCTGGCCGACGCACCCGCCCGCGTGCTCGCGCGCCTCGAGGACGACGACGTCGCGGCCCGCGCGGGCCAGGTCGCGCGCGAGGACGAGGCCGGCGACCCCGCCCCCGACGACGACCGCGCGTCCGCTCACGACAGCTCCTCGGGCCGCGCCTCGTGGACCGTGCCGACGACCGCCGTGAGCACGTCCGGGTCGGCGTCCGGGGGCACGCCGTGCCCGAGGTTGACGACATGCGCGGGCGCCGCGAGGCCCCGGCGCAGGACGTCGTGGACGTGCGCCTCGAGCGTCGCGGGCGGCGTGAACAGCAGCGCCGGGTCGATGTTCCCCTGGAGCGGAGTGCGGTGACCGAGGAGCTTCGACGCCTCGTCGAGCGGCGTGCGGTGGTCGACACCGACGACGTCGGCGCCGACGTCGCGCATCGCCTCGAGCAGGTGGCCCGTGCCCGTCCCGAAGTGCACGACGGGGACGCGCACGTCGAGGGCGCGGACGCCCTCGAGCGCGAGCGCGGAGAACGGCGCGACGGACGCCTCGTAGTCCGCGAGGGACAGCGACCCGGCCCACGAGTCGAAGAGCTGCACGGCGCTCGCGCCGGCGCGCACCTGGGTGACGAGGAACGCGCCCGTCACGCTCGCGCACCAGGTGAGGAGCCGTGCCCACAGCTCGGGGTCCGCGTGCATGAGCGCACGGGCGGCGAGGTGGTCGCGCGACGGCCTGCCCTCGACGAGGTAGGCGGCGAGCGTGAACGGTGCCCCGCCGAACCCGATGAGCGGGGTGTCGCCCGTGCCGCTCGCACCCGGGTCGGCGGCAAGACCGGCGACCGCGAGCTCGACCGCCTCGCGCACGGGGGCGAGCGCCTCCTCGGTGAGCTCGAGGGCCTCGAGCC
This genomic window from Flavimobilis soli contains:
- the hemC gene encoding hydroxymethylbilane synthase, which encodes MTATTVRIGTRASALARTQTGHVADALTSAAAAAGVDVRVKTVPVTTEGDRSRASLAQLGGTGVFVTALRDALLADVCDLAVHSLKDLPTAPAPGLEIVATPERVSPLDALCARDGLDLAGLPRGARVGTGSPRRKAQLLAARPDLEVVDIRGNVETRLARALGADADLHAVVLAAAGLARLGRSDVVSEVLAPDVMMPAPGQGVLAVEQRAGASFPGVAALDHIPTRLAATAERTLLARLEAGCAAPVGALGTVSDDGRTLELQAVVASLDGTRVLRHGASSVCSAAWLPGEPRPTDEELTASLVHDVQSAATLGADLADLLLDLGAADIAPLR
- a CDS encoding ferrochelatase: MSAADLPTPDARTPGEPETVAPDAAPHACACGDGGCGGAPDDEHGLVEVGLDDYLAALREALPTPQPAEPVAYDAVLLVGFGGPEGQDDVIPYLRNVTRGRGIPDERLEEVAVHYRAHGGVSPINQQNRDLRAALVAELEARGLDLPVYWGNRNWDPYLPDTIAEAAENGHTRLLAVVTAAYSSYSGCRQYREDLAAAIEEAGQTGRVTIDKVRQFYDSPGFVEPFVEGVRGALERLRAQDGVAPDGVRVLFATHSIPTAAASATGPQTGTDDEGEYEIPWAEGGAYDAQHYAVADAIMEAVDTTVPWELVYQSRSGNPRTPWLEPDINDRIEELARPVAEREDPEDDQAVDALVIVPLGFVSDHMEVLWDLDNEAMTTAREHAILAERVPTPGVHPAFVRGLVDLVAERTLVTTADGSTAPAGGRCGSATALGPWYDVCRPGCCLNPVAEPLPAVAGEAP
- the hemQ gene encoding hydrogen peroxide-dependent heme synthase produces the protein MTSTDAYGNAVPDTDGPEPVGYTLWAVLRRDESPEARSVAAGAVPAELAAELDAVVARLPEEVRLRGTYDASGLRADSDVIVWLTGPTAEGLQAALRTLRRTELLGALLPTWNALGVHRPAEFTARHLPAFMRDVPPAAWLTVYPFVRSYEWYLLPEEERRTMLADHGRKGRDYPQVLANTVSAFSLGDYEWLLGLEADELTDLVDLMRHLRYTEARRHVRDELPFYTGRRVGSAELAEILVGQA
- a CDS encoding protoporphyrinogen/coproporphyrinogen oxidase, translating into MSGRAVVVGGGVAGLVLARDLARAGRDVVVLEAREHAGGCVGQVTVTRGGIDGAEPQCPASSPFAQVTLDAGAESFATRSPAVPDLLAELGLADDVVAPSAASAWVRSPDVLTRLPRSGVLGIPGDLADVRRALGTRAWLRARLDAALPARVGTRGDAGVSVGHLVRARLGTRVLRTFVAPVAGGVHSTSADLLDVDAVAPGLRDGVARHGSLVAAASALRQAAPAGAAVAGLRGGMHRMVTALLADLDALGVEVRTATRVARLERTDDGWAVHVVGPSRPGSFEAAVGASSAATVEADDVVVATTSIDAGRLLAPYVPAETIPPVPRGHVNLVTLVLDAPALDAAPRGTGVLVAAGTNAAHGIRAKALTHASAKWSWVADALPPGHHVLRLSYGRLGGEPDPGDASATSLERTALHDAGQLLGVPLTPAHVVGAKVVRFASALPFAATGHRARVARLRDAVGQVPGLHVAGAWVAGTGLSAVVADARRTAAQMTA
- the hemE gene encoding uroporphyrinogen decarboxylase codes for the protein MSVSKNHPLTDGTTENSRLVRAFQGQRPDVTPVWFMRQAGRSLPEYRRVRDGVGMIESCLRPDLAAEITLQPVRRHRVDAAVFFSDIVVPLRLAGVDVDIAPGVGPVLGAPVRMADDVARLEALELTEEALAPVREAVELAVAGLAADPGASGTGDTPLIGFGGAPFTLAAYLVEGRPSRDHLAARALMHADPELWARLLTWCASVTGAFLVTQVRAGASAVQLFDSWAGSLSLADYEASVAPFSALALEGVRALDVRVPVVHFGTGTGHLLEAMRDVGADVVGVDHRTPLDEASKLLGHRTPLQGNIDPALLFTPPATLEAHVHDVLRRGLAAPAHVVNLGHGVPPDADPDVLTAVVGTVHEARPEELS